The Effusibacillus pohliae DSM 22757 DNA segment CGCAAGTGGATCGCTTTTCCGCTGCCAATGAACCCCGCCTATGCCGTCGAAACGGATTGTTTTCTGAACCCGCTCTCCGCAGGTGGGTGACTCATCGTTGCTTGCTGCCGTCCCATCGTCCCGCAGGAGGTGGGCATGACATCCGCAACGAGTTCTGTCTCCCTCTTCATCGTTATCGGTTCAAAACAAGTTACCGTTCTGACGCGCATCGCAGGATGAGTCGTTCTTTGTGTTTCTTATTATACCCGAAATCGCCGGCAACTCAACCCTCAATTGCTGCCAACACCGGTGATTTTTTGGGATCTTTCCGGTCAGCTGCCGATTCGGATAAAACGGTGGGAAACAAGCAAAATAGGAGAAGTACAGATTTTCCTCAGACAAAGGAGGCATCCGATCATGAACAAATGGGTTCTGACCATCGCCTTGTGCAGCCTTGTGCTGTCCGGGTGCGCCTCTAAGACCCAGCCACGCGCCAATGTCCGAACGCCACCTGCGCCACCGGTCGCTCAGGTACAGGCGCAAACTCCGAATCTGGAAGACGGAAAAGAACATGATGTACGGGAGCCGCATCCGCTGTCCCTGGCCGACTTGCGGAGAAAATATCCGAGCACGTTTATCCTCAGCGGCCCGCCAACGAAACGGCAAGTAGCCCTGACGTTTGACGACGGCCCCGATACGGTGTTTACGCCGCAAGTGCTGGACGTGTTGAAACGGTATCATGTAAAAGCTACTTTTTTCGTGGTTGGAAACCGGGCGCTGGCGCATCCCGAACTGGTTCAGCGGATGGTGCGGGAAGGGCATGTGGTGGGTAACCATTCGTTCAGCCACGCCAACCTGCCGAAACTGTCTGACGACCAGTTCCATTATCAGATCCTCCATACGGAAGAGATTTTGCGTCCGCTGATCGGGTACAACCCGAAACTCGTGCGTCCGCCATACGGGAACATCAACGAACCGCAAATTTTGTGGCTGGCCGGCCAGGGCTTCAAAATCATCAACTGGAACGTCGATTCGCTCGACTGGAAAGGGTTGAACGCGGCCCAGGTGTCGACCAACGTGCTGGCGCATGTCCATCCGGGCAATATCATCCTGCAGCATTGCGCCGGCGGCCACGGCGAAGATCTGACCGGCACCGTGCAGGCGCTGCCGCGAATCATTGAAAAATTGCGGGCGGACGGTGTGCAATTCGTAACCGTTCCGGATTTACTGAACCTGCCGGCGAGCCGCTAGCGCCTTATCACTGCAAAACATGCTTCATCCCCGATCAGGCAGTGGGCTTTCGGACAGGATTTC contains these protein-coding regions:
- a CDS encoding polysaccharide deacetylase family protein → MNKWVLTIALCSLVLSGCASKTQPRANVRTPPAPPVAQVQAQTPNLEDGKEHDVREPHPLSLADLRRKYPSTFILSGPPTKRQVALTFDDGPDTVFTPQVLDVLKRYHVKATFFVVGNRALAHPELVQRMVREGHVVGNHSFSHANLPKLSDDQFHYQILHTEEILRPLIGYNPKLVRPPYGNINEPQILWLAGQGFKIINWNVDSLDWKGLNAAQVSTNVLAHVHPGNIILQHCAGGHGEDLTGTVQALPRIIEKLRADGVQFVTVPDLLNLPASR